CTACTCAATCCGCCATCTCTCCACACTTTATTCAACAACAACACAAacaacacacaaacacaaaccaGTCACTCTCCGAACCACTGATGGGCATAGACACCACTCTTCCTCAGACTTGTAAAAAGGGTGGTGCAGTTTCCCATCATCATCGTCTTAGACTCTGCACTGTCTTCGCAGCGCAGGAAGACTTCATCAACGCGACATATTGCTCCACTCTTAAACATGTCCACGAGGATGTTGAGCTCCACAGACTTGGCATTCATCATGAGGACTACAAAGTCTCCAGCGCCTACTGTTCCATCGAACCAGCTAATGAAGTCGAAGGCTTCATCGTGCAAGGGCGCAACCAGATGCTCGTCCGAGCTCAACTCTGTGACAGTAGCAGCAGCATCTCCGCCAAGAGCAGGATAGTACACGAAGTTGGTACCTGGGTCCGTTACGTAAGATGATAGGACCGAGGTTTTATGATCCACAACGAACTTCTGCAGAGGTGCGAGGTGGTTGGAGTTCGACTTGTagtttttagatatttttgcAATGCTCTTCTTTGCAAACTCCCCCGCCCCAATGTTGATGAAGACCAATTTGTTCCTCGAGGAAATGTTCATCAAGTCTGGCAGGTACGAAAGCTCTGGTTTGAATAGCCCGGATCTAAGGGGCTCGATGTACTTCATGAAGGGCTTGTTCGTTGCAACCGACGGACAATCAGCAGGGAGACGAAACTCCTCAAAAGAAGCAGAATTTTCAAGCCTTTTCTTGAACACCACCACAGAGAAAGAACCAAAACCACATAACTGGACCACATCGGAGCTCTTCAAGAACGATGCAACAGTAGCAGCGGACCTAACCAGGCCGCCTGCGTAAATCCTCCAGCCTCCCACGAGCATAGCACCGGTCCCACCCGGGCGCAGCACACGCTCGATCTCCAGCACTAGGAGAGCCGGGACCGAGACCCTATCAAGATCTCTCGAGAATGCAAAGTCGAAACTGTCATCCTCAAAGCCGAGCTCATACAGGAATCTCCTCTTGAAAAGGGAGAAAAAGGGGTGCTTGTCAACACCCAAGGCGCTGGTCAATCCCAGACCACGCAACGCCACGACAGCCGAGGAAGATCCCTCCCCAACACACAATGCTCTTGCACTCGACTGCAAGAGCTTCTTCCCCATCAGCTCCTCAAACACAGCTCTAACCATATTCTCACTTTCTACGCAAGCTGCTGCGGCAGGAGCCACGAACACAGGAAATGTGAAACCCGACGGCATATTAGTTCGATTGAGACCGGGGTTCGGGCCCACATTCAAAGGGCATTCGTCTATGTTGGACAAATTGGGCTCGATTAATCGAACCTCACGGGCCATTTGCATCATAGAGATAACAATCAGTGCTAAAACAAGCATAAAGGCCCTCAACAACACACGCCTCACAATCGGGCCACGGAGCAGTTGCCATTTCAAGAGATTCAAGTCCATTTTCTCAGAATCAGATCCAATTTCCCAAATATTTCAAAGATGCAGATCGATTACggtaaaattgaagaaaaggGGCAAGCAAAAAGCAGGAAAAACACAAACTTTAGCGAGTGCAAAACCTGGAGGAGGTGTGATTTCCACCCACCAGTAATACGATTGACATTTGGAACCCTAACCAGACCCTTCTCGGAACCCTTTTCGCGGCGGGGAGAAACCGATTCGGACCCATAGTGGAGTGAATTTGAGGCTCAATTCATGGTTGAGGTGGAATTTACATAGTTAGAGGTGAAGGTGGGAGTGAAATTGCTGTAGATTTGGATCT
The genomic region above belongs to Salvia hispanica cultivar TCC Black 2014 chromosome 3, UniMelb_Shisp_WGS_1.0, whole genome shotgun sequence and contains:
- the LOC125209254 gene encoding uncharacterized protein LOC125209254, with product MGPNRFLPAAKRVPRRVWLGFQMSIVLLVGGNHTSSRFFWEIGSDSEKMDLNLLKWQLLRGPIVRRVLLRAFMLVLALIVISMMQMAREVRLIEPNLSNIDECPLNVGPNPGLNRTNMPSGFTFPVFVAPAAAACVESENMVRAVFEELMGKKLLQSSARALCVGEGSSSAVVALRGLGLTSALGVDKHPFFSLFKRRFLYELGFEDDSFDFAFSRDLDRVSVPALLVLEIERVLRPGGTGAMLVGGWRIYAGGLVRSAATVASFLKSSDVVQLCGFGSFSVVVFKKRLENSASFEEFRLPADCPSVATNKPFMKYIEPLRSGLFKPELSYLPDLMNISSRNKLVFINIGAGEFAKKSIAKISKNYKSNSNHLAPLQKFVVDHKTSVLSSYVTDPGTNFVYYPALGGDAAATVTELSSDEHLVAPLHDEAFDFISWFDGTVGAGDFVVLMMNAKSVELNILVDMFKSGAICRVDEVFLRCEDSAESKTMMMGNCTTLFTSLRKSGVYAHQWFGE